In Podospora pseudoanserina strain CBS 124.78 chromosome 5, whole genome shotgun sequence, a single window of DNA contains:
- the RBD2 gene encoding putative rhomboid protease (EggNog:ENOG503NUH4; COG:S; MEROPS:MER0034660), producing the protein MPPNITALNTTRARTYVFRLPLFTRVVILAIVGFWLAGLQSIVDIQQWGALIPDEMGLATLYRMNTFPFIHLNIFHAVMNILALTPLMERFEAEYGTLNCLALFFGPLTTIPAFLYVGLEKFVFGNNVAVMGASMWVFLLLGVEAVKTYKVNPNFVIGTYSIPTWTTPIGVLFAMAVLMPSSSFWGHAAGLVVGYGAGLGYVKFLAPPEKILRWIEGKLNLLGRLPHYVSIDQKTYGRFGVLPSNNTPAVASPGVALGLVGSTQRLGP; encoded by the exons ATGCCACCCAACATCACCgcgctcaacaccacccgcgCGCGAACTTACGTCTTCCGGCTGCCGCTGTTTACACGAGTGGTGATACTTGCGATTGTTGGATTCTGGCTGGCGGGGTTACAGAGTATCGTTGATATTCAACAATGGGGGGCGCTGATACCGGACGAGATGGGACTTGCTACTC TATACCGCATGAACACCTTTCCGTTTATCCACCTCAACATTTTCCACGCTGTGATGAACATACTCGCCTTGACACCTCTGATGGAGAGGTTTGAGGCTGAGTACGGCACGCTGAACTGCCTGGCGTTATTCTTTGGGC CATTAACAACCATCCCCGCGTTTCTGTACGTCGGTTTGGAGAAATTCGTTTTCGGTAACAACGTTGCGGTCATGGGAGCGAGCATGTGGGTGTTTTTGCTGCTCGGGGTGGAGGCGGTCAAGACTTACAAGGTCAATCCGAATTTTGTCATTGGGACGTACAGTATTCCTACTTGGACGACGCCGATTGGGGTGCTGTTTgcgatggcggtgttgatgCCGAGCTCGAGCTTTTGGGGACATgcggctgggttggtggttggttatGGTG CTGGTTTGGGCTATGTTAAGTTCCTTGCGCCACCAGAGAAGATTCTGAGATGGATCGAGGGGAAGCTGAATCTGCTGGGGAGACTGCCGCACTATGTGAGCATTGACCAGAAGACGTATGGCAGGTTTGGAGTGCTGCCTTCGAATAACACCCCTGCTGTTGCTTCACCAGGTGTtgcgttggggttggtcgGGAGTACCCAGAGGTTAGGACCTTAG
- the GAA1 gene encoding Glycosyl phosphatidyl inositol protein transamidase complex subunit (COG:O; EggNog:ENOG503NX1D; BUSCO:EOG092619GP): MPRLLSSALALRRDPRILKIPPYLSLLCILVGAVWLFLLPLNEYSRRTYISENALLPGQVHTYFGGSDQNVLRAYKQEVNTLVGKSNVEINDKLESIVRGLGLKTARQKFMYHAAGRTFEGENLYAILQAPRGDATEAIVLVAAWENVKHEVNKNGVPLVLTLARYFKRWSLWSKDIIILLSPDSIAGPQAWVDAYHDAHDSSRVASLPIKSGALQGAIAIDYVQENRFKSVHIVYDGVNGQLPNLDLINSVVNIAGGQMGMGVALQEMWNHNDKYPDRLRTMLRGMLKQGLGLASGPHSSFIPYHVDAVTLQPFGEGWQDEMAMGRVVEGTFRSLNNLLEHLHQSFFFYLLMHRERFVSIGTYLPSAMLVAANFTIMAIFLWMKSGQPEIPAASTTESSDKDDAPTRTTERDLFLPLAIVALSGSLSAIPLYIFNHVPESALTPLFYLFLLINTLFPITLSLTITTLFSPTLQQYHLVKSFSLLLLGMFLSSLATLNFSLAMLIGLLSAPLSFVKPSSSPVSRIVGFVLLNLTSPPAVLLASAAIWGLNVGDILREVAVAWHVTGTYSAVVVWCVWWPAWLAGCVCVLGRPGRDQEEEKKVKKT, encoded by the exons ATGCCGCGATTATTAT CTAGCGCGCTGGCGCTTCGTCGCGACCCACGAATTCTAAAGATCCCACCATACCTCTCGTTGCTGTGCATCCTTGTTGGTGCAGTGTGgctgttcctcctcccgctgAACGAGTACTCGAGACGGACATATATTTCGGAAAATGCGCTTTTACCGGGACAGGTACATACTTATTTTGGGGGGAGTGACCAGAATGTTCTTAGGGCGTATAAGCAGGAGGTGAACACGCTGGTGGGGAAGAGTAATGTCGA GATCAACGACAAGCTCGAGTCGATAGTCAGAGGTCTTGGGCTCAAGACGGCGAGGCAGAAGTTTATGTATCATGCGGCGGGACGGACgtttgagggggagaacCTTTATGCGATCCTTCAGGCTCCGAGAGGAGATGCTACTGAGGCCATTGTTCTGGTGGCTGCTTGGGAGAATGTCAAGCATGAGGTTAACAAGAATGGGGTTCCTCTGGTGTTGACTTTGGCGAGATATTTCAAGAGGTGGTCGCTTTGGTCGAAGGATATTATTATCCTTCTTAGTCCTGACAGCATCGCTGGTCCTCAGGCTTGGGTTGATGCTTACCATGATGCGCACGACAGCTCCCGGGTGGCCAGCCTGCCTATCAAGTCGGGGGCTCTTCAGGGGGCTATTGCTATTGACTATGTTCAGGAGAACCGCTTCAAGAGCGTTCATATTGTTTATGATGGCGTCAACGGGCAGCTTCCCAACCTCGACTTGATCAACTCCGTTGTTAATATCGCCGGAGGACAGATGGGTATGGGCGTGGCTTTGCAGGAGATGTGGAACCACAATGACAAGTACCCTGACCGTCTTCGCACCATGCTTCGGGGTATGCTCAAGCAGGGTCTTGGCCTTGCCAGCGGTCCTCACAGCAGCTTCATCCCCTACCACGTCGACGCCGTTACTCTTCAACCCTTTGGCGAAGGCTGGCAAGATGAGATGGCCATGGGCCGTGTCGTTGAGGGTACCTTCCGCAGCTtgaacaacctcctcgagcacctccaccagagCTTCTTCTTTTACCTGCTCATGCACCGCGAGCGCTTCGTCAGCATCGGTACTTACCTCCCCAGCGCCATGCTCGTAGCCgccaacttcaccatcatggccatcttcctctgGATGAAGAGCGGACAACCCGAGATCCCGGCCGCCTCAACCACCGAGTCTTCCGACAAGGACGACGCCCCAACACGAACCACCGAGCGTgatctcttcctccctctggcGATAGTAGCCCTATCcggctccctctccgccatcCCTCTCTACATCTTCAACCACGTCCCCGAATCG GCCCTAACCCCCCTCTTCTACCTCTTCCTCCTaatcaacaccctcttcccaataaccctctccctcaccataacaaccctcttctccccaaccctccaacaATATCACCTCGTCAAATCTTtctccctcctgctcctgggcatgttcctctcctccctcgcaaCCCTCAACTTCTCCCTCGCAATGCTCATCGGCCTCTTAtccgcccccctctcctttgtcaaaccttcctcctcccctgtgTCCCGCATTGTCGGgttcgtcctcctcaacctcaccagccccCCCGCTGTCCTGCTCGCCAGCGCGGCGATTTGGGGTCTCAACGTCGGTGACATCTTGCGCGAGGTAGCAGTGGCGTGGCATGTGACGGGGACGTACTCGGCCGTGGTGGTCTGGTGCGTTTGGTGGCCGGCTTGGTTGGCGGggtgtgtttgtgttttgggGAGGCCGGGTCGGgatcaagaagaggaaaagaaggtgaagaagactTGA
- the RPN9 gene encoding 26S proteasome regulatory subunit (EggNog:ENOG503NWJQ; COG:O) has protein sequence MNVDTISDFLAEQRDNTIDELQGHVLEFETLWERKLWHELTNNLIEFFNHPRSAPQRLQFYKVFILKFADRINQLKLVDLALKAATQCRDNNERLAFMQSVATRVDKENSQDAHVFALIAVARVKLDLEDLPGARKDLDKAESILDKFDSVETIVHSSFYHAQADYYQAKQDFGAYYKNALLYLACIDVKNLPYEERRHRAHDLAIAALVSASIYNFGELLLHPILDALKEREEDKWLRDLVFAFNKGDLVQYDLLANQIQAHPLLAAHSNKLREKIYLAALTEAVFRRPPHDRAMSFDTIASETKVKPHEIEHLIMKALSLGLLRGTIDQVDEVAHINWVQPKVLDMTQIDNMRSRLKEWDSSVEQLGNWIEKVGQDVWAA, from the exons ATGAACGTCGACACCATCTCCGACTTTCTCGCCGAGCAGCGGGATAACACCATCGATGAGCTCCAGGGTCATGTCCTGGAGTTCGAGACGTTATGGGAGCGCAAGCTCTGGCACGagctcaccaacaacctcatcgagttcttcaaccaccccaGGAGCGCCCCCCAACGCCTACAATTCTACAAGGTCTTCATCTTGAAGTTCGCCGACAGAATCAACCAACTCAAGCTCGTCGACCTCGCCCTCAAAGCCGCCACACAATGCCGAG acaATAACGAGCGCCTCGCCTTTATGCAATCCGTAGCGACCAGAGTCGACAAGGAAAACTCCCAAGACGCCCACGTCTtcgccctcatcgccgtcgccCGCGTCAAGCTCGACCTCGAAGACCTCCCCGGCGCCCGAAAAGATCTCGACAAGGCCGAATCCATCCTCGACAAGTTCGACTCGGTCGAGACTATCGTTCACTCCTCCTTCTATCACGCCCAGGCGGATTACTACCAAGCCAAGCAAGACTTTGGCGCCTACTACAAGAACGCCCTCCTCTACCTAGCCTGCATCGACGTCAAGAACCTCCCGTACGAGGAGCGCCGCCACAGGGCACACGACCTCGCCATCGCCGCGCTCGTGAGTGCCTCCATCTACAACTTTGGcgagctgctcctccaccctaTTCTGGATGCGCtcaaggagagggaggaggacaagtGGCTGAGGGACCTGGTGTTTGCGTTCAACAAGGGGGATCTGGTGCAGTATGACCTGCTGGCCAACCAGATCCAGGCTCATCCTCTGCTGGCGGCGCACTCTAATAAGCTCAGAGAGAAGATTTACCTCGCTGCGCTTACCGAGGCGGTGTTTAGACGTCCCCCTCACGACAGGGCCATGTCGTTTGACACGATTGCGTCAGAGACAAAGGTCAAGCCACACGAGATTGAGCATCTGATCATGAAGGCGCTTAGTctggggctgttgagggggACGATTGACcaggtggatgaggtggcgCATATCAACTGGGTGCAGCCCAAGGTGTTGGATATGACGCAGATTGATAACAtgaggtcgaggttgaaggagtGGGATTCCAGTGTGGAGCAGCTGGGCAACTGGATTGAGAAGGTCGGGCAGGACGTCTGGGCTGCTTAG
- the EFM5_1 gene encoding Protein-lysine N-methyltransferase efm5 (COG:C; EggNog:ENOG503NV96), whose product MASMPTAVRTAAPKIARSAFHHQRRALSDVHITRTGKPLIRTQGGRSSLGEHTATVFGATGQLGRYIVNRLARQGCTVVVPYREEMAKRHLKVTGDLGRVVFVEYDLRNTQSIEESVRHSDVVYNLVGRNYPTKNFSYEDVHIEGAERIAEAVAKYDVDRFIHVSSYNADPNHVSEFYSTKGRAEHIVRSIFPETTIVRPAPMFGFEDNLLLKLASVVNLFTSNNMQEKFWPVHVIDVGEALEKMLWDDNTAAQTFELYGPKQYAMAEIAKLVDREIFKKRRHINVPKAILKPAAAIINKALWWDIMSADEIEREFHDQVIDETAKTFKDLDIEPTDISKWTYHYLQGFRSSTFYDLPPATEKEKKEERKYLHVLDE is encoded by the exons ATGGCCTCCATGCCGACCGCCGTGCGGACGGCGGCGCCCAAGATCGCCAGGAGCGCATTTCACCACCAGCGCCGAGCCCTTTCCGACGTCCACATCACGCGCACCGGCAAGCCTCTTATCCGCACCCAGGGTGGCCG TTCTTCCCTCGGCGAGCACACTGCCACCGTCTTCGGCGCCACTGGCCAGCTCGGTCGTTATATTGTCAACAGATTAG CGAGACAAGGATGCACCGTCGTTGTGCCCTACCGTGAGGAGATGGCCAAGCGCCATCTCAAGGTGACAGGTGATTTGGGTCGGGTTGTCTTCGTG GAATACGACCTGCGCAACACCCAGTCGATCGAGGAGAGCGTCAGACACTCTGACGTTGTCTACAACTTGGTTGGCCGGAATTACCCTACCAA GAACTTCTCCTATGAGGATGTCCACATTGAGGGTGCTGAGAGGATCGCGGAGGCGGTTGCCAAGTACGATGTTGATCGGTTCATCCACGTCTCTTCGTACAACGCCGACCCTAACCACGTTTCCGAGTTCTACTCCACCAAG GGCCGTGCTGAGCACATTGTCCGCAGCATCTTCCCCGAGACCACCATCGTGAGACCTGCTCCCATGTTCGGTTTCGAGGATAACCTGCTCCTCAAGCTTGCCAGCGTTGtcaacctcttcacctccaacaacatgCAGGAGAAGTTCTGGCCAGTACACGTCATCGATGTCGGCGAGGCTTTGGAGAAGATGCTCTGGGACGATAACACTGCCGCCCAGACTTTCGAGCTTTACGGTCCCAAGCAATACGCCATGGCTGAAATCGCCAAGCTGGTTGACCGTGAGATCTTCAAGAAGCGCAGACACATCAACGTGCCCAAAGCCATCCTCAAGCCTGCGGCTGCCATCATCAATAAGGCTTTGTGGTGGGACATCATGTCGGCCGACGAGATTGAGCGCGAGTTCCACGACCAAGTAATTGACGAGACGGCCAAGACTTTCAAGGATTTGGACATTGAGCCCACCGACATCAGCAAGTGGACTTACCATTATCTG CAAGGTTTCCGTTCCTCAACATTCTACGACCTGCCGCCTGCCAccgaaaaggagaagaaggaggagagaaagTATCTCCACGTTTTGGATGAGTAA
- the EFM5_2 gene encoding Protein-lysine N-methyltransferase efm5 (COG:J; EggNog:ENOG503NWCT), which translates to MAGQDSDDEIVLSSSALDALKEFYAERDARQEQFAKLQAKAEEQHDLQQQKLSMEAFGEDWNESQFWYSDETANFLAKQLLLNATPDMTIGVVSAPSVFVALKNMLNAANPEEPKPKLILLEHDNRFAVFPEFSFYDFAQPTKLPAHLKSSCDRIICDPPFLSEDCQTKAAITVNWLFKPTAADDKKLIVCTGERMEPLVTRLYKSVGLRTTDYDPVHARGLSNEFYCYANFESLGWKWREEK; encoded by the exons ATGGCCGGCCAAgatagtgatgatgagat tgttctctcctcctccgccctcgaTGCACTGAAGGAGTTCTACGCCGAGCGCGATGCCCGGCAGGAGCAGTTCGCCAAGCTTCAGGCCAAAGCCGAAGAGCAGCATGAtttgcagcagcagaagctgTCGATGGAGGCGTTTGGGGAGGACTGGAACGAGTCTCAGTTTTGG TACTCGGACGAAACAGCAAACTTCCTCGCCAAACAGCTCCTGCTCAACGCAACACCAGACATGACGATTGGTGTCGTTTCTGCTCCTAGTGTTTTTGTGGCTTTGAAGAATATGTTG AATGCTGCCAACCCAGAAGAGCCCAAACCAaagctcatcctcctcgaacACGACAACCGCTTCGCCGTCTTTCCCGAGTTTTCCTTTTACGATTTCGCCCAGCCGACTAAACTCCCTG CGCACCTAAAATCCTCCTGCGACCGCATCATCTGCgacccccccttcctctcagAAGACTGCCAAACCAAAGCCGCCATCACCGTCAACTGGCTCTTCAAGCCCACCGCCGCTGACGACAAAAAGCTCATCGTCTGCACCGGCGAGAGGATGGAACCCCTCGTCACCCGGCTCTACAAGTCCGTCGGTCTTAGAACCACAGACTACGACCCTGTGCATGCCAGGGGGCTAAGTAACGAGTTTTACTGCTATGCTAATTTCGAGAGTTTGGGGTGGAAGTGGAGGGAGGAAAAGTAA
- a CDS encoding hypothetical protein (COG:O; BUSCO:EOG09261I8J; EggNog:ENOG503NWIY; MEROPS:MER0001877), translating to MSSARPSTPASPKNYKVKAAQQGQPMYGCEHLQKLFNQDQVTTNTSIHHYKMILRTIFDQTPVVSQTVKVVDTQQVVTTLTPTYLCLQCPSTVTEEDRIKHGNKKSHRFYVDSRSAALYCQMCDDMVYDPTFEELRLKKLGTSTFSNTRKRKQDELFSPDPVKDSPAYISQNTTTATCKANGLRGIYNAGATCYQNVVLQSFLHNPILRNYYLSDGHSGCDTPHCLSCAMDDMFQDFYAVENTNGYTAANILSGFWISERKAFENLVTTKEQDAHEFFQFLAEELHERNGDGKKPEIGSEHSCNCIIHQTFYGKLQTQTTCQNCQGVTNQVQSFLDLSLPLENLTQKKGGKKLLGGKGTMTLQECLDEEYVKLDKCEYRCNGCNSTQQARRQTSIKRLPNVLSIQLKRFEYKQGRHERAAKIDTPVQFPLQLNMLPYTTVGRSGDTKDSYELARQCTYDLLSVVVHVGEIDTGHYVSYCRVGDQWFAFNDHKVEVAQKSDVLNAKAYLLFYIVRSLT from the exons ATGTCATCCGCGAGGCCCTCCACACCGGCGTCGCCCAAGAACTACAAAGTCAAAGCAGCCCAGCAAGGCCAGCCCATGTACGGTTGCG AACACCTACAGAAGCTCTTCAACCAAGATCAAGTGACGACCAACACATCGATCCATCATTACAAGATGATTCTCCGTACAATATTCGACCAGACCCCGGTCGTCTCCCAgacggtgaaggtggtggacaCTCAGCAAGTTGTCACCACTCTCACACCGACCTATCTTTGTCTTCAGTGCCCATCAACGGTTACTGAGGAAGACCGAATAAAACATGGAAACAAGAAGTCGCACCGTTTTTATGTCGACTCGAGAAGCGCCGCTCTTTACTGCCAAATGTGCGACGACATGGTCTATGACCCAACCTTTGAAGAGCTTCGGTTGAAGAAACTCGGCACAAGCACATTCTCCAACA CACGGAAACGCAAGCAAGACGAGCTCTTCTCGCCCGATCCTGTCAAAGATAGCCCCGCCTACAtctcccaaaacaccacgACAGCAACCTGCAAAGCCAACGGTCTCCGAGGCATCTACAACGCAGGTGCTACCTGCTACCAAAACGTCGTTCTCCAGTCGTTCCTtcacaaccccatcctccgaAACTACTACCTAAGCGACGGCCACTCGGGCTGCGACACCCCCCACTGCCTTTCCTGCGCCATGGATGACATGTTTCAAGACTTTTACGCCGTGGAAAACACCAATGGCTATACGGCGGCCAATATCCTCAGTGGATTCTGGATCTCGGAGCGGAAAGCCTTTGAAAATCTCGTCACGACCAAGGAGCAAGACGCGCACGAGTTTTTCCAGTTCTTGGCCGAGGAGCTGCACGAGAGGAACGGCGACGGGAAGAAACCAGAGATTGGGAGTGAGCACAGCTGTAACTGCATCATCCACCAGACTTTTTATGGTAAACTGCAAACGCAGACAACGTGCCAGAATTGTCAGGGAGTGACGAACCAAGTACAAAGCTTTTTGGACTTGAGTCTGCCGCTGGAGAATCTGACGCAgaaaaagggagggaagaagcTGCTGGGGGGCAAGGGGACAATGACGCTGCAAGAGTGCTTGGATGAGGAGTATGTCAAGCTTGATAAGTGCGAGTATAGGTGTAATGGATGTAATTCGACGCAGCAGGCGAGGAGACAGACGAGTATCAAGCGGTTGCCGAATGTGCTGTCGATTCAGCTGAAG AGATTCGAGTACAAGCAAGGCCGTCATGAGCGAGCAGCCAAGATCGACACCCCAGTTCAGTTCCCGCTGCAGTTGAACATGCTGCCTTATACGACTGTTGGCCGGTCTGGGGACACAAAAGATAGCTACGAGCTGGCGAGGCAGTGCACGTATGATTTGttgagtgtggtggtgcacGTGGGGGAGATTGATACGGGGCATTATGTGTCGTATTGTCGGGTTGGTGATCAG TGGTTCGCTTTCAACGACCACAAGGTGGAAGTTGCCCAGAAGTCGGACGTGCTCAACGCAAAAGCCTACCTCTTGTTTTATATTGTCAGGTCGTTGACGTAG